Proteins encoded in a region of the Acidobacteriota bacterium genome:
- a CDS encoding DUF1624 domain-containing protein, translated as MRRRLYIDWLRGVAVLCMILWHVADAWTVRDGRDGVAFAAVAFLAGWAAPLFLFLAGLSVPLAARARMARGLDRSGASRMLQRRGWQIFGLAHLFRVQSFLLNANGSWNAILKPDILNILGLGLVLTAIVWRQSLGARGIVIWMIVPAVAIVGLMAPWAETWWWPSLLHPRLEAYVRPVGNYGVFSLFPPLAYVLAGAAIGEWLSLAGEAVLRPIGVAAALMLAGGVGLTLWLRPAPDRWFFDAIAFLWRTGAMALMLVVARAVVAWAPGQGHGLLVLFGQTSLFVYWVHVELAYGIFSYPLHHTLGLGAALIGYAAVVWSMAGLAGVWARRPAGARWIPAHMAAPV; from the coding sequence GTGAGACGACGGCTCTACATCGACTGGCTCCGCGGCGTCGCCGTGCTGTGCATGATCCTGTGGCACGTCGCCGATGCCTGGACCGTGCGCGACGGACGGGACGGCGTCGCGTTCGCGGCCGTCGCGTTTCTCGCCGGCTGGGCCGCGCCGCTCTTCCTGTTTCTCGCCGGGCTGTCGGTGCCGCTCGCGGCGCGAGCGAGGATGGCGCGCGGGCTCGACCGCAGCGGCGCCTCGCGGATGCTGCAGCGCCGCGGGTGGCAGATCTTCGGCCTCGCGCACCTGTTCCGCGTGCAGTCGTTCCTCCTCAACGCCAACGGCAGTTGGAACGCGATCCTGAAGCCCGACATCCTGAACATCCTCGGGCTGGGCCTCGTGCTGACCGCGATCGTCTGGCGCCAGAGCCTCGGTGCTCGCGGCATCGTGATCTGGATGATCGTTCCGGCCGTCGCCATCGTCGGGCTGATGGCCCCGTGGGCAGAGACGTGGTGGTGGCCGTCGCTGCTCCACCCGCGGCTGGAGGCGTACGTCCGGCCCGTGGGGAACTACGGCGTGTTCAGCCTGTTTCCGCCGCTCGCCTACGTGCTGGCCGGCGCGGCGATCGGCGAGTGGCTGTCGCTGGCGGGCGAAGCCGTCCTGCGCCCGATCGGTGTCGCCGCGGCCCTGATGCTCGCCGGGGGCGTCGGCCTGACGCTGTGGCTGAGGCCTGCGCCCGACCGCTGGTTCTTCGACGCCATCGCCTTTCTGTGGCGCACGGGCGCGATGGCGCTGATGCTCGTGGTGGCCCGCGCGGTGGTCGCGTGGGCCCCGGGGCAAGGCCACGGTCTGCTGGTTCTCTTCGGGCAGACCTCGCTCTTCGTGTACTGGGTGCACGTCGAGCTGGCCTATGGGATTTTCAGCTACCCGCTTCACCACACGCTCGGGCTGGGCGCGGCGCTCATCGGCTATGCCGCGGTGGTGTGGTCGATGGCCGGGCTGGCGGGCGTTTGGGCTCGGCGACCGGCCGGCGCGCGGTGGATTCCCGCCCACATGGCGGCGCCCGTCTGA
- a CDS encoding ferrous iron transporter B, with product MPSTAAHCEPDVGQAAGADELRARQPRIALIGNPNTGKTTLFNRLCGVRAKTSNYPGTTTAVRVGRAAIGGDAADIVDLPGLYELSLDVPEARIVRDVLRGVGAQQPDAVLVVVDACNLTRNLVLAGELLGYGLPVIVALNMVDLAQRRGLSLDTARLSARLGCPVVPVVARRGTGIDAIQKEIARVLRGEGMKAAAVSPAATSADLTRWAEEVVEESVGGAGAVGSASDTLTERLDKAFTHPVLGLLVFGGVMIGLFWTLFALATVPMDLIEATFAELGDLAGRTFPPGLVHDLVAEGIIGGIAGTVVFLPQICLLFFLISLLEDTGYLARAAFVMDRVLCRFGLPGHAFVPLLTAHACALPGIMATRLIPDRRDRLATILVAPFMSCSARLPVYVLLTSLLFAGDPLRAGLAFAGCYALGAGAALLSALLFRRTVLRGRARPMILELPSYKAPSLLNALIAARDQGLAFLKTAGTAIMAICIVMWWLNTFPRTAPTADVEALRTQAAAAATADEAASLNAEADVLMARATQTGSFAGRIGRTIQPVFAPLGYDWQLTVGVLTSFLAREVFVSTMSVLLGDANDDVNDQGVIARIRSAERADGTPVFTAATATSLLVFFVLAMQCLPTLAVTRRETGDIKWAALQLGYMTVLAYGVAFVAYQGLRFAGVS from the coding sequence ATGCCTTCCACCGCCGCGCACTGCGAGCCTGACGTCGGTCAGGCCGCGGGCGCTGATGAGCTTCGCGCGCGGCAGCCTCGCATTGCCCTCATCGGCAATCCCAACACCGGCAAGACGACGCTCTTCAATCGGCTCTGCGGCGTGCGGGCCAAGACGTCGAACTACCCAGGCACGACGACGGCCGTGCGTGTCGGGCGCGCCGCCATCGGCGGCGATGCCGCGGACATCGTCGACCTGCCGGGGCTGTACGAGCTGAGCCTCGACGTCCCGGAGGCGAGGATCGTGCGCGACGTCCTTCGGGGCGTCGGCGCGCAGCAGCCCGACGCCGTGCTCGTCGTCGTCGACGCGTGCAACCTGACGCGCAACCTCGTGCTCGCCGGCGAGCTGCTCGGATACGGGCTGCCGGTGATCGTCGCGTTGAACATGGTGGACCTCGCGCAGCGGCGCGGCCTGAGCCTCGATACGGCGCGGCTGTCGGCCCGGCTCGGCTGTCCGGTCGTGCCCGTGGTGGCGCGGCGCGGGACGGGGATCGATGCGATCCAGAAAGAGATCGCGCGCGTGTTGCGCGGCGAAGGCATGAAGGCCGCGGCCGTCTCGCCGGCGGCTACCAGTGCGGATCTCACGAGATGGGCGGAAGAGGTCGTCGAGGAGAGTGTCGGCGGCGCGGGTGCCGTCGGCTCGGCCAGTGACACCCTGACCGAGCGGCTCGACAAGGCGTTCACGCACCCGGTGCTGGGCCTGCTCGTGTTCGGCGGCGTGATGATCGGGCTGTTCTGGACGCTGTTCGCGCTCGCCACCGTGCCGATGGATCTCATCGAGGCCACGTTCGCCGAGCTTGGCGATCTTGCCGGCCGGACGTTTCCGCCCGGGCTGGTCCACGACCTGGTCGCCGAGGGCATCATCGGCGGCATCGCCGGTACGGTCGTGTTCCTGCCGCAGATCTGCCTGCTGTTCTTCCTGATCAGCCTGCTCGAGGACACCGGGTATCTCGCGCGCGCCGCGTTCGTCATGGATCGCGTGCTCTGCCGGTTCGGCTTGCCCGGACACGCGTTCGTGCCGCTCTTGACGGCGCATGCCTGCGCGCTGCCCGGGATCATGGCCACCCGGCTCATTCCCGATCGGCGCGATCGGCTCGCGACGATCCTGGTCGCGCCGTTCATGAGCTGCTCGGCGCGGCTCCCGGTGTACGTGCTGCTCACGTCGCTGCTCTTCGCCGGCGATCCGTTGCGGGCGGGCCTCGCGTTCGCCGGCTGCTACGCGCTTGGCGCCGGCGCGGCGCTGCTGAGCGCGCTCCTCTTCCGGCGCACCGTGCTGCGCGGCCGCGCGCGACCGATGATCCTCGAGCTGCCGTCCTACAAGGCGCCCTCGCTGCTGAACGCGCTGATCGCCGCTCGCGATCAGGGGTTGGCGTTCTTGAAGACGGCCGGCACGGCCATCATGGCGATCTGCATCGTGATGTGGTGGCTCAACACGTTCCCGCGCACCGCGCCGACGGCGGACGTCGAGGCGCTGCGCACGCAAGCCGCCGCCGCGGCGACCGCCGACGAAGCAGCGAGCCTGAACGCCGAGGCCGACGTGCTGATGGCGCGCGCCACGCAGACTGGCAGCTTCGCCGGACGGATCGGCCGGACCATCCAGCCGGTGTTCGCGCCGCTCGGATACGACTGGCAGCTCACCGTCGGCGTGCTCACGAGCTTTCTCGCGCGCGAGGTCTTCGTCTCCACCATGTCCGTGCTGCTCGGCGACGCCAACGACGACGTGAACGACCAGGGAGTGATCGCACGCATTCGATCGGCCGAGCGCGCCGACGGCACGCCCGTCTTCACGGCCGCGACGGCCACGAGCCTGCTCGTGTTCTTCGTGCTCGCCATGCAATGCCTGCCGACGCTGGCGGTCACGCGGCGCGAGACCGGCGACATCAAGTGGGCTGCGCTCCAGCTCGGCTACATGACGGTGCTGGCCTACGGCGTGGCGTTCGTCGCGTATCAAGGCTTGAGGTTCGCGGGCGTATCATAG
- a CDS encoding ferrous iron transport protein A, whose translation MRLSDLMAGQTARLHCAALSPQDCALLRAIGLTDHCVMRICKVGEPCIVQVRATRIGLSRAVADGIMVVPQEPS comes from the coding sequence GTGCGGCTGTCGGACCTCATGGCGGGACAGACCGCGCGCCTGCACTGCGCGGCGCTGAGCCCGCAGGATTGCGCCCTGCTGCGCGCGATTGGCCTCACCGATCACTGTGTCATGCGCATCTGCAAGGTCGGTGAGCCCTGTATCGTCCAGGTGCGGGCCACCCGCATCGGGCTGTCGAGAGCCGTCGCAGACGGGATCATGGTCGTGCCGCAAGAGCCGAGCTGA
- a CDS encoding HAD-IA family hydrolase → MAPLVVFDLDGTIIDSRRDLADSANRLLATYGAPPLAVDAVAGMVGDGARQLVGRVLAAAGVETDLEPALQRFLAIYGDRLIVHTRPYDGIVEVLRALAARSSLALLTNKPEGLSRRILAAFDLASMFPQVVGGDSGFARKPDPAGLRHLIAQHGTAAARTVCVGDSMIDVETARAAGAAVVAARYGFGHLREPLALRAGELEAWSPQDLAPAIDRALRQNPT, encoded by the coding sequence ATGGCTCCGCTGGTCGTGTTCGATCTGGACGGCACGATCATCGACTCGCGCCGGGACCTGGCAGATAGCGCCAATCGGCTGCTCGCCACCTACGGTGCGCCACCGCTCGCCGTCGACGCGGTTGCGGGCATGGTCGGCGACGGCGCGCGGCAACTCGTCGGCCGCGTGCTCGCGGCCGCCGGCGTGGAGACCGACCTCGAGCCGGCGCTGCAACGGTTCCTGGCGATCTACGGCGATCGGCTGATCGTGCACACGCGGCCGTACGACGGCATCGTCGAGGTCCTGCGTGCGCTCGCCGCGCGGAGCTCGCTGGCGCTGCTGACGAACAAGCCGGAAGGGCTGTCACGCCGGATCCTGGCCGCGTTCGACCTCGCCTCGATGTTTCCACAGGTGGTCGGCGGCGACTCCGGCTTCGCGCGCAAGCCCGATCCGGCCGGCCTTCGTCATCTAATCGCGCAGCACGGCACGGCGGCGGCACGGACGGTCTGTGTCGGCGACTCCATGATCGACGTCGAAACCGCCAGGGCGGCGGGTGCGGCCGTGGTCGCGGCCCGATACGGCTTCGGGCATCTGCGGGAGCCTCTCGCGCTGCGCGCCGGTGAGCTGGAAGCGTGGTCGCCGCAGGATCTCGCGCCGGCGATCGATAGGGCGCTTCGCCAAAACCCGACTTGA
- a CDS encoding VWA domain-containing protein has protein sequence MNRLLPLLSALLLLVATRPSAQNQGVFRSSARTVAVYATVVDGSGRLVPDLEEKHFEVYDNGRLRALNVFKSDVQPVTVVIMLDTSGSMTLNLDLLKAAAERFVLRLLPADRAKVGSFSDKIIISPAFSSNRDALVRVIYNDIQYGNPTFLWDAIDASMDALSGETGRRVVLVFTDGEDERSERTNFDGVISRAQAEDFMIYAIGLQSEIPALRRTTRPDRNLRRLADVTGGGYFELTRAADLNSTFTRVADELHRQYVLGFEADQLDGVMHKLEVRVKVPGMTARARKSYLAQPTDAAEAPAAGRTR, from the coding sequence ATGAACCGTCTGCTGCCGCTGCTCTCCGCGCTTCTGCTGCTCGTGGCCACACGGCCGTCCGCCCAGAATCAGGGCGTCTTTCGCAGCTCGGCCCGCACGGTCGCCGTCTACGCGACCGTCGTGGACGGCTCCGGGCGCCTCGTGCCCGACCTCGAGGAGAAGCACTTCGAGGTCTACGACAACGGCCGGCTCCGCGCGCTCAACGTGTTCAAGAGCGACGTGCAGCCGGTCACGGTCGTCATCATGCTCGACACGAGCGGCAGCATGACGCTCAATCTCGACCTGCTGAAAGCCGCGGCCGAGCGCTTCGTGCTGCGGCTGCTGCCGGCCGACCGCGCCAAGGTGGGCAGCTTCTCCGACAAGATCATCATCAGCCCGGCCTTCAGCAGCAACCGCGACGCGCTCGTCCGCGTGATCTACAACGACATCCAGTACGGCAACCCGACGTTCCTCTGGGATGCCATCGACGCCAGCATGGACGCGCTCTCGGGCGAGACCGGCCGGCGCGTCGTGCTCGTCTTCACCGACGGCGAAGACGAGCGGAGCGAGCGCACGAACTTCGACGGCGTGATCTCGCGCGCGCAGGCCGAGGACTTCATGATCTACGCCATCGGCCTGCAGAGCGAGATCCCGGCGCTGCGGCGGACGACGCGACCGGACCGGAATCTGCGGCGCCTCGCGGACGTCACCGGCGGAGGGTACTTCGAGCTCACGCGCGCCGCCGATCTCAACAGCACCTTCACGCGGGTCGCCGACGAGCTGCATCGCCAGTACGTCCTCGGGTTCGAGGCCGATCAGCTCGACGGCGTGATGCACAAGCTCGAGGTGCGGGTGAAGGTGCCGGGCATGACCGCGCGCGCCCGCAAGAGCTACCTGGCGCAGCCGACCGACGCGGCCGAAGCGCCGGCCGCCGGCCGCACGCGCTGA
- a CDS encoding TRAP transporter TatT component family protein — protein MPAGTSRFRFAAIAATAALLAACSPKTWAVKTVASTLSKSGDVFSRDNDPDLIRDAIPFALKLYESLLESVPRHAPLLVSTCTGFTQYAYAFVETDAEVLGQAHHDESKALRDRALNLYLRGRDYCLRALEVRFPGIGQQLLADPVPALAKAEPRDVEMLYWSAASWGAAISLGLDRPELAIDFPAVRALAERALALDEGWQHGAVHELMISLDSLPEALGGNPARAREHFARAIALQQGRSPGPYVALANGVAVPAQDRAEFESLLKQALAVDPDQEPSARLATLITKRRAQALLDQIDTKFAR, from the coding sequence ATGCCGGCCGGGACGTCTCGCTTCCGCTTCGCGGCCATTGCCGCCACGGCCGCGTTGCTCGCCGCCTGCTCACCGAAGACCTGGGCCGTCAAGACCGTGGCGAGCACGCTCTCGAAGAGCGGCGACGTCTTCTCGCGCGACAACGACCCCGATCTCATCCGCGACGCGATCCCGTTCGCCCTCAAGCTGTACGAGTCGCTGCTCGAGTCGGTGCCGCGCCACGCGCCGCTGCTCGTCTCGACGTGCACGGGGTTCACGCAGTACGCGTACGCGTTCGTCGAGACCGACGCCGAAGTGCTCGGCCAGGCGCACCACGACGAGAGCAAGGCGCTGCGCGACCGGGCGCTGAACCTCTACCTGCGCGGCCGTGACTATTGCCTGCGCGCGCTCGAGGTGCGTTTTCCCGGCATCGGCCAGCAACTGCTCGCCGACCCGGTGCCGGCGCTCGCCAAGGCCGAGCCGCGCGACGTCGAGATGCTCTACTGGTCGGCGGCCTCCTGGGGCGCGGCCATCTCGCTGGGTCTCGATCGGCCGGAGCTGGCGATCGATTTCCCTGCCGTGCGGGCGCTCGCCGAGCGGGCGCTCGCGCTCGACGAGGGCTGGCAGCACGGGGCCGTGCACGAGCTGATGATCTCGCTCGACAGCCTGCCTGAGGCGCTCGGCGGCAATCCCGCGCGCGCCCGCGAGCACTTCGCCCGGGCCATCGCGCTGCAGCAGGGCCGCTCGCCGGGTCCGTACGTCGCGCTGGCGAACGGCGTCGCCGTGCCGGCGCAGGACCGCGCGGAGTTCGAATCGCTGCTCAAACAGGCGCTCGCGGTCGATCCCGACCAGGAACCGTCCGCGCGCCTCGCCACGTTGATCACGAAACGCCGTGCCCAGGCGCTGCTCGATCAAATCGACACGAAGTTCGCCCGCTAG
- the dctP gene encoding TRAP transporter substrate-binding protein DctP, translating to MSALKCSLVMLAAVAVLAAPVAARAPITIKLATQAPVNSAWHKALLDMGAAWDAKTSGRVKLTVYAGGTQGDELSTIRMMRPGVDQLQANLLMVTGLSQIDNSFDVFGMPFFFESDAEATQVQQKLSPVLEQRLDAKGFRLLAWGSGGWVQLFSKKPLRSLDDVKAAKLFTSQGDDKSVQWYKANGFHPVALSANDIPTQLKLTTGMIDAAPTPPYPALVLQIFRDAKYMLDVRVAPLFGALVISKSALAKIDAADQQAVAAAAKAFEQRVMADAPKLDADSVATMKTRGLTVTTLDAKGTAEFRTAADKLVATMRGDMVPADVYDLAVREREAFRKTKGK from the coding sequence ATGTCTGCCCTGAAGTGTTCCCTCGTCATGCTCGCCGCCGTCGCCGTGCTGGCCGCGCCGGTCGCCGCGCGGGCTCCGATCACGATCAAGCTCGCCACGCAGGCGCCGGTCAATTCGGCCTGGCACAAGGCGCTGCTCGACATGGGCGCCGCCTGGGACGCGAAGACGAGCGGACGCGTCAAGCTGACGGTCTACGCCGGCGGCACGCAGGGCGACGAGCTGTCCACGATCCGGATGATGCGCCCGGGCGTCGACCAGTTGCAGGCCAACCTGCTCATGGTCACGGGCCTGAGCCAGATCGACAACAGCTTCGACGTCTTCGGGATGCCGTTCTTCTTCGAAAGCGACGCGGAGGCGACGCAGGTCCAGCAGAAGCTCTCGCCCGTGCTCGAGCAGCGGCTGGACGCGAAGGGCTTCCGGCTGCTCGCCTGGGGCAGCGGCGGCTGGGTACAGCTCTTCTCGAAGAAGCCGCTCCGCTCGCTCGACGACGTCAAGGCCGCCAAGCTCTTCACCAGCCAGGGCGACGACAAGTCCGTCCAGTGGTACAAGGCGAACGGCTTCCATCCGGTGGCGCTCTCGGCCAACGACATCCCGACGCAGTTGAAGCTGACGACCGGCATGATCGACGCGGCGCCCACGCCACCGTACCCGGCGCTCGTGCTGCAGATCTTCCGTGACGCCAAGTACATGCTCGACGTGCGCGTCGCGCCGCTCTTCGGCGCGCTCGTCATCAGCAAGTCCGCCTTGGCCAAGATCGACGCGGCCGACCAGCAGGCCGTCGCGGCCGCCGCGAAGGCGTTCGAGCAGCGCGTGATGGCAGACGCGCCGAAGCTCGACGCCGATTCGGTGGCGACCATGAAGACGCGCGGCCTGACGGTGACGACGCTGGACGCGAAGGGCACGGCGGAGTTCCGGACGGCCGCCGACAAGCTCGTCGCGACCATGCGCGGCGACATGGTGCCGGCCGACGTCTACGATCTCGCCGTGCGCGAGCGGGAGGCTTTCCGCAAGACCAAAGGCAAGTGA